One Sulfoacidibacillus ferrooxidans DNA window includes the following coding sequences:
- a CDS encoding phospholipase D-like domain-containing protein, translating to MSLTTHLEDGFFMAIGIIIILQVIVIVSSAISTRFRRRRRAVSLGRLHLPEILVKENRVQIYTYGMTLYEAMLEDIQAAKQSICIESFIWKGDRIGSAFKQAVCKKAREGVDVYVIFDSFANMVVPAEFKRFPHNVHLLQYKAWRRLWDVFDPRRLARDHRKLLVIDQQIGYVGGYNIGDLYGAKWRDTHVRIKGEAAKNLYSSFVDFWNTHASTDQHIEKETASLFPYIRLYANDATRLMFPIRSMYIEAIDLAKDRILLTTPYFIPDRYVLNSLIRAATRGVDVRLMVPLQSNHLLADWLAHTYFTECLRKGVRIFLYQGAMIHAKTATIDGTWSTVGTANLDRLSLLGNFELNIEFLNPEVAEQMDIVFVSDLQHCKELHLEEWVQRSILHKLGELVLSPLWPFL from the coding sequence ATGTCTCTCACTACGCACCTTGAAGATGGTTTTTTTATGGCGATTGGCATCATTATTATCTTACAAGTGATCGTAATCGTAAGTTCTGCGATCAGTACCCGCTTTCGCCGTCGCCGCCGAGCGGTCTCACTTGGCCGATTACATCTTCCTGAAATTCTCGTTAAGGAGAATCGCGTTCAAATTTATACCTATGGCATGACTCTGTATGAAGCGATGCTCGAAGATATTCAAGCAGCAAAGCAAAGCATTTGTATTGAGTCATTTATCTGGAAAGGTGATCGCATAGGATCTGCATTTAAGCAGGCTGTTTGCAAAAAAGCGCGCGAAGGCGTCGATGTTTATGTCATATTCGACAGCTTTGCTAACATGGTAGTTCCTGCGGAATTTAAACGATTCCCACATAATGTTCATCTTTTGCAATACAAAGCTTGGAGAAGACTTTGGGATGTGTTTGACCCTCGCAGATTAGCACGTGACCACCGCAAATTACTGGTCATCGATCAGCAAATTGGCTATGTCGGAGGCTATAATATTGGAGATTTATATGGAGCTAAGTGGCGAGATACCCATGTAAGAATAAAGGGAGAAGCAGCTAAAAACCTGTATTCATCATTTGTGGATTTTTGGAATACTCATGCATCTACCGATCAACATATCGAAAAAGAAACAGCATCCCTTTTTCCGTATATTCGTTTGTACGCAAACGATGCAACTAGGCTAATGTTTCCTATTCGCTCTATGTATATTGAAGCGATTGATCTAGCGAAGGACCGAATTCTTTTAACAACACCATACTTTATACCTGATCGTTATGTATTAAACTCCTTGATTCGCGCTGCTACAAGAGGTGTCGATGTGCGACTTATGGTTCCTCTGCAATCAAATCATTTACTTGCAGACTGGCTTGCGCACACTTACTTTACAGAATGCCTCCGTAAAGGCGTTCGCATCTTCCTATACCAAGGCGCTATGATTCACGCTAAAACAGCAACGATTGACGGAACTTGGTCAACCGTTGGAACAGCCAATCTGGATCGCCTTAGTTTACTAGGTAATTTTGAACTCAATATCGAATTTCTTAACCCTGAAGTAGCTGAACAAATGGACATCGTTTTTGTTTCTGACTTACAACACTGCAAGGAACTACATTTAGAAGAATGGGTACAACGCTCGATTCTACACAAATTGGGAGAGCTTGTGCTCTCCCCCTTATGGCCATTTTTATAA
- a CDS encoding FumA C-terminus/TtdB family hydratase beta subunit, with protein sequence MEYFQQSILELIVDTSTNLPPDVRRALARAQLREEMGSRAALALDTIVDNVGTAESDQGPICQDTGMPTFEVHTPVGANQIVMEREIKAAVAEATRLGKLRTNSVDSLTGKNTGDNLGPGTPVIHFHQWERDDVEVKLILKGGGCENKNIQYSLPMEIEGLGKAGRDLDGVRKCILHAVYQAQGQGCSAGVVGVSIGGDRTSGYQHAKEQLFRSLEDENSIPELKELEEYVMDKANQLGIGTMGFGGRVTLLGCKIGVQNRLPASFFVSVAYNCWAFRRQGVHLNATTGKITSWLYKEGSATFANRGGISTDHAVVLKAPISEEQIRKLKVGDVVLIDGTMHTGRDALHKYLMEHESPVDMNGGVLYHCGPVMLEDESGWHVKAAGPTTSSREEPYQADIIEKFGIRAVIGKGGMGPKTLQGLQKQGAVYLNAIGGAAQYYARTVTGVDGVDFLDQFGIPEAMWHLQVKAFPAIVTMDAHGNSLHADIANDSMKKLEAFAAPVYQ encoded by the coding sequence ATGGAATATTTCCAACAGAGTATTTTAGAATTGATCGTAGATACATCGACCAATTTGCCGCCTGATGTAAGAAGGGCACTGGCTCGGGCGCAGTTACGTGAAGAAATGGGAAGCCGGGCAGCACTTGCACTTGACACGATTGTAGACAATGTAGGGACTGCTGAATCTGATCAAGGCCCTATTTGCCAAGATACAGGTATGCCTACATTTGAAGTGCATACGCCAGTTGGTGCTAATCAGATCGTCATGGAACGAGAAATTAAAGCAGCAGTCGCCGAAGCAACACGACTTGGGAAGTTACGAACCAATTCGGTTGACTCACTGACTGGGAAAAACACGGGAGATAATCTTGGCCCTGGGACTCCAGTGATCCATTTTCATCAGTGGGAGCGCGATGATGTTGAAGTGAAGTTGATTTTAAAGGGTGGCGGCTGTGAAAATAAAAATATTCAATACAGCTTACCGATGGAAATCGAAGGATTAGGTAAAGCAGGTCGTGATTTAGATGGTGTACGTAAATGTATACTACATGCTGTATATCAGGCGCAGGGACAGGGCTGTAGCGCTGGAGTAGTCGGTGTATCGATTGGTGGAGACCGTACAAGTGGATATCAGCATGCAAAAGAACAGCTTTTTCGCTCTCTTGAAGACGAGAACTCCATTCCAGAATTGAAAGAATTAGAAGAGTACGTCATGGATAAGGCCAATCAGCTTGGTATTGGAACCATGGGTTTTGGTGGTCGAGTCACACTACTTGGTTGCAAGATTGGCGTGCAGAACCGTCTTCCTGCTAGCTTTTTTGTTTCGGTTGCCTATAATTGTTGGGCATTTCGCCGCCAAGGTGTCCATTTGAATGCCACAACCGGCAAGATCACTTCGTGGTTGTACAAAGAAGGTTCAGCAACCTTTGCCAATCGCGGGGGTATCTCCACTGATCATGCAGTTGTGCTAAAGGCACCGATTAGCGAAGAGCAGATTCGTAAGCTAAAAGTTGGGGATGTCGTATTAATAGATGGTACCATGCATACTGGACGAGATGCGCTTCATAAGTATCTAATGGAGCATGAATCGCCAGTAGATATGAATGGTGGAGTTCTCTATCATTGTGGTCCAGTAATGTTAGAAGATGAATCAGGATGGCATGTGAAGGCCGCAGGACCGACAACGAGTTCTCGAGAAGAACCCTATCAGGCGGACATTATTGAAAAATTCGGGATTCGCGCGGTGATTGGCAAAGGTGGTATGGGACCTAAAACGCTACAAGGTTTGCAAAAGCAAGGTGCAGTCTATTTAAATGCCATTGGTGGAGCTGCCCAGTACTATGCGCGCACAGTTACAGGAGTGGATGGAGTAGATTTTCTTGATCAATTTGGGATTCCAGAAGCCATGTGGCATCTGCAAGTGAAGGCATTCCCAGCTATTGTAACAATGGACGCACATGGCAATAGTCTACATGCAGATATTGCAAATGACTCAATGAAAAAGTTAGAGGCATTTGCAGCACCTGTCTATCAGTAA
- a CDS encoding chromate transporter yields MGKTIWNLFFAMLKSGLLGYGGGPASIPIIQSQVVEGYHFMTQQQFTDALALANTLPGPIATKLATFIGYQTGGLLGGFVALVGMVGPTSIGIVLLVNLLGLLKGNPHLAGLIAGVRPVVVVLLLQTAWMSSKGSFPDWRMFAVAVLAALALFVFRFSAPLVILTAMIVGAFVLVPAK; encoded by the coding sequence ATGGGGAAAACAATTTGGAACCTATTTTTTGCGATGTTAAAGTCGGGATTACTTGGATACGGTGGTGGTCCTGCATCCATTCCTATTATTCAATCGCAGGTGGTTGAAGGCTATCACTTTATGACACAGCAACAATTTACAGATGCGTTAGCACTGGCAAATACGTTGCCTGGTCCCATAGCTACAAAACTAGCTACCTTTATTGGCTATCAAACTGGTGGTCTTTTAGGAGGATTTGTGGCATTAGTTGGAATGGTGGGTCCTACTTCAATCGGAATTGTTTTGCTAGTCAATCTTTTAGGATTGTTGAAGGGCAATCCTCATTTAGCTGGACTCATTGCAGGTGTGCGACCAGTAGTCGTTGTGCTCCTACTACAGACTGCATGGATGTCATCTAAGGGTTCCTTTCCTGATTGGAGAATGTTTGCCGTAGCGGTACTTGCTGCATTAGCACTCTTTGTATTTCGATTCTCAGCACCACTCGTAATCCTAACAGCGATGATTGTTGGAGCATTTGTACTTGTACCGGCAAAGTGA